Proteins from a single region of Chryseobacterium sp. T16E-39:
- a CDS encoding UDP-glucose dehydrogenase family protein, translating to MNITIVGTGYVGLVTGTTLAELGNSVYCVDIDEKKVEGMKNGVVPIYEPNLEEMFNRNIQAERLFFTTDLKKALDKSEVIYLALPTPPGEDGSADLSYVLGVANDIGEMMTDYKVIVNKSTVPVGTADKVREVISSKTNIPFDVVSNPEFLREGFAVEDSMNPARVVVGSSSERAKDIMSKIYQPFTNTGIPIIFMDEKSSELTKYASNSFLAVKITFMNEIANYCAKVGADVDKVRLGMGSDDRIGHRFLFPGIGYGGSCFPKDVKALIKSGKQENFNFQILEATENVNVSQKVILVSEIEKYFGGDLKGKKIAIWGLAFKANTDDIREASSLDNIELLLKKGAEIIAYDLVAENNVQKIIGDQIQYAKNMYDALEEADALFIATEWPEFKNPNFKLMAEKMRNKAIFDGRNMYPLEVPKQNGFYYKSIGRQTVQN from the coding sequence TTGAATATAACAATTGTAGGAACAGGTTATGTAGGATTAGTTACAGGAACAACCCTTGCAGAACTTGGCAATTCAGTTTACTGTGTTGATATTGATGAAAAAAAAGTAGAAGGCATGAAAAACGGCGTAGTTCCCATCTATGAGCCGAATCTGGAGGAAATGTTTAATAGAAACATTCAGGCAGAGAGATTATTTTTCACGACCGATTTAAAAAAAGCTTTAGACAAAAGTGAAGTCATATACCTTGCACTACCAACTCCCCCGGGAGAGGACGGATCAGCAGATCTTTCTTATGTATTAGGAGTTGCCAATGATATTGGAGAAATGATGACCGATTATAAAGTCATCGTGAATAAAAGTACAGTTCCGGTAGGTACTGCAGATAAAGTAAGAGAAGTTATTTCTTCAAAAACAAATATTCCTTTTGACGTTGTCTCTAATCCAGAGTTTTTAAGAGAGGGCTTTGCTGTGGAAGACTCCATGAATCCTGCCAGAGTTGTCGTAGGTTCTAGCTCCGAAAGAGCAAAGGACATTATGTCAAAAATTTACCAGCCTTTTACAAATACAGGAATCCCTATTATTTTCATGGATGAAAAATCGTCTGAACTTACTAAATATGCTTCTAATTCCTTTTTAGCTGTAAAAATTACATTCATGAATGAGATCGCAAATTATTGCGCAAAAGTGGGTGCAGATGTAGATAAAGTGAGACTGGGTATGGGAAGTGATGACAGAATTGGACATCGATTTTTATTTCCCGGAATAGGATATGGAGGAAGCTGTTTCCCTAAAGACGTGAAAGCTTTGATCAAATCAGGAAAGCAAGAAAACTTTAATTTCCAGATCTTAGAAGCAACCGAAAATGTAAATGTTTCCCAGAAAGTAATTTTGGTCTCTGAAATTGAGAAATATTTTGGAGGTGATCTAAAAGGAAAAAAAATAGCAATATGGGGTCTGGCATTTAAAGCAAATACAGATGACATCCGCGAAGCATCTTCTTTGGATAATATTGAGCTTTTACTGAAGAAAGGAGCTGAAATAATCGCATATGATTTAGTCGCAGAAAATAATGTCCAAAAAATCATTGGCGATCAAATCCAATATGCAAAGAATATGTATGACGCGCTAGAGGAAGCTGACGCGTTATTTATTGCTACAGAATGGCCAGAATTTAAGAACCCCAATTTTAAACTCATGGCAGAAAAAATGCGTAACAAAGCTATTTTTGACGGAAGAAATATGTATCCTTTAGAAGTCCCTAAACAAAATGGTTTTTATTATAAAAGCATAGGAAGACAAACGGTACAGAATTAA
- the rimP gene encoding ribosome assembly cofactor RimP, which yields MEFRKRIEELLNEFLETRKDLFLTDLKISAGDDITVILDGDNGVSLQDCLDASRAIEFNMDREEHDFSLQVMSAGLSEPLSTPRQFKKNIGREIEILLEDSSKIEGELSKVDEEKITLVLRYRKPKDIGKGKVDVEEEKEIPYSEIKKALVVIKF from the coding sequence ATGGAGTTTAGAAAGAGAATTGAAGAATTATTAAATGAGTTTCTTGAAACCAGAAAAGATTTGTTTCTTACAGATCTGAAGATTTCTGCAGGGGATGATATTACAGTGATTTTAGATGGTGATAATGGAGTTTCATTGCAGGATTGCCTTGATGCAAGCCGCGCAATAGAATTCAATATGGATCGTGAAGAGCATGATTTTAGTCTTCAGGTAATGTCTGCAGGATTAAGCGAACCATTATCGACTCCGAGACAATTTAAGAAAAATATAGGAAGAGAAATTGAAATTTTACTTGAGGACTCTTCAAAAATAGAAGGTGAATTGTCAAAAGTAGACGAAGAGAAGATCACGCTTGTTTTGCGTTACCGAAAGCCAAAAGATATTGGAAAAGGTAAAGTAGATGTGGAAGAGGAAAAAGAAATTCCTTATTCTGAGATTAAAAAAGCATTAGTAGTAATTAAATTTTAA
- the nusA gene encoding transcription termination factor NusA has protein sequence MDNIALIESFGDFKDEKGISKIDLMAIIEDSLKTLLRKRFDSDDHFDVIVNPDKGDFQIFLNKTIVEDEMSEDDDLEIEISEAKKIDPTFEVGEDFTMEIPVAQLGRRNILTLKQILATKLQEHNNAMLYEQFRDRIGEIVVGEIHHIRHKHVILLDDEGNEFILPKENQIPSDFFKKGENIRAIVETVDFKGSKPQIIISRTAPKFLEKLLELEIPEIQDGTIMLKKVVRIPGEKAKIAVDAYDDRIDPVGACVGVKGSRIHGVVRELKNENIDVIQWSKNPEILVKRALGNVTINKIDINENSNYALVYTPVEEISKVIGKQGQNIRLASWLSGYEIDVYRESSEDDDVELREFNDDIEQWILDEFKKVGLTTAKSVLDKDTESLLNMVDLEEETIEDVKRILREEFED, from the coding sequence ATGGATAATATAGCGTTGATTGAATCCTTTGGTGATTTTAAAGACGAAAAGGGGATCAGTAAGATTGATCTTATGGCAATTATTGAGGATTCACTGAAAACTCTTTTGAGAAAAAGATTTGATTCAGATGATCATTTTGATGTGATTGTGAACCCCGATAAAGGAGATTTTCAGATATTTTTAAATAAAACGATTGTTGAGGACGAAATGTCGGAAGATGATGATTTGGAGATTGAAATTTCTGAGGCAAAAAAAATCGACCCGACTTTTGAAGTAGGTGAAGACTTTACTATGGAGATTCCTGTTGCACAACTGGGAAGAAGAAATATCTTAACTTTGAAGCAGATACTTGCTACAAAACTGCAGGAGCACAATAATGCAATGTTGTATGAGCAGTTCAGAGATAGGATTGGAGAGATTGTAGTTGGAGAAATCCACCATATTCGTCACAAACATGTAATTTTGCTGGATGATGAAGGTAACGAATTTATTTTACCAAAAGAAAATCAGATTCCATCTGACTTCTTTAAGAAGGGTGAAAATATTAGAGCTATTGTTGAGACAGTTGACTTTAAAGGTTCTAAGCCGCAGATTATCATTTCCAGAACAGCTCCAAAGTTCTTAGAAAAATTACTAGAACTGGAAATTCCTGAAATTCAGGATGGAACAATCATGTTGAAAAAGGTTGTTAGAATTCCTGGAGAGAAAGCAAAAATTGCAGTAGATGCTTATGATGATAGAATTGATCCTGTTGGTGCTTGTGTGGGTGTTAAAGGATCCAGAATTCATGGAGTTGTAAGAGAATTGAAGAATGAAAACATAGATGTTATTCAGTGGTCTAAAAATCCTGAGATTTTAGTGAAAAGAGCATTAGGAAATGTGACAATCAATAAAATTGACATCAATGAGAATAGTAACTATGCATTGGTTTATACCCCTGTAGAAGAAATCTCTAAAGTGATCGGAAAACAAGGTCAGAATATTAGATTAGCTTCATGGTTGTCAGGATATGAAATTGATGTGTATAGAGAGTCTAGTGAGGATGACGATGTTGAATTGAGAGAGTTTAATGACGATATCGAACAATGGATTTTAGATGAATTTAAGAAAGTAGGTCTTACTACTGCGAAATCAGTGTTAGATAAAGATACTGAGAGTCTTTTAAATATGGTTGACTTAGAAGAAGAAACCATTGAAGATGTAAAACGCATCCTAAGAGAAGAATTTGAAGATTAA
- the infB gene encoding translation initiation factor IF-2 has protein sequence MPKIRLNKAVKEFNISMSRLVEFLQSKDFEVENNPNAQLEEAAYSALEAEFAKDGEQRKASHEVVIIKVPEEKLEIEEKKTPEVIRAKANKPETKILGKIDLDSKKPEAEEAPEAPVVPVTPPVEEAKEEKVTEVEPEVKVTPEKQEFKVLDKIDLSQIETRNRPVKKDKPKVEEKKVEEKPIEVVKETPKPVVETETKPIAEVKEEPVKNDEQPQEPQKIETVYQKLDGPKIVGEKIDLTQFAPKPNSGAKKKRKRIEKPGGPNQQNTGNNQQGGGNNNQQGGGQGNRPQGQGGPGGNRPQGQGGQGNRPQGQGGQGGNRPFNNNNQGNRPAGQGGGFKKGPGGNNNRPGQRTMPVELTDEQVKNQIKETLEKLTNKGGKSKSAKHRKDKRTYRREQDERQQEIDAQDRTLKVTEFITVGELASLMNVSPTEVISACFSLGVMVTMNQRLEADTLLLVADEFGYKIEFSDADLEETESEEDMDTEEDLSPRAPIVTVMGHVDHGKTSLLDYIRKTNVIAGESGGITQHIGAYNVKLENGQRITFLDTPGHEAFTAMRARGAQITDIAIIVIAADDDVMPQTREAISHAQAAGVPMIIALNKVDRPSANPDNIRQQLSGMNILVEEWGGNVQAQEISAKFGNNMDVLLEKVLLQAEMLDLKANPDRNAQGVVIEASLDKGRGYVATMLVQTGTLRVGDYVLAGKNHGKVKAMLDERGRNLKEAGPSIPVTILGLDGAPTAGDKFKVYADESEAKTIANKREQLQRELSIRTKKHTTLEELGRRIALGEFKELNIILKGDVDGSVEALSDQLQRLSTEEISVNILHKGVGQITESDVNLATASDAIIIGFNVRAGGNAKELADKEEIEIRTYSVIYAAIDEVKEAMEGMLSPEIKEQVIGNVEIREVFKISKVGTIAGCMVLSGKVTRSAKVRVLRDGIVKFDGELESLKRFKDDVREVTKGYECGLNLKGYNDIEIGDILEVYEEVAVKKKLK, from the coding sequence ATGCCAAAAATAAGATTAAATAAAGCGGTTAAGGAATTCAACATTTCGATGTCCAGATTAGTAGAATTTTTACAGTCAAAGGATTTCGAGGTTGAAAACAATCCTAACGCTCAATTAGAAGAAGCGGCATATTCTGCATTGGAGGCTGAGTTTGCCAAGGATGGTGAACAACGTAAAGCTTCCCATGAGGTGGTGATCATCAAGGTTCCGGAAGAAAAACTGGAAATTGAGGAGAAGAAAACCCCTGAAGTAATAAGAGCTAAAGCTAATAAACCAGAAACTAAAATTTTAGGTAAGATAGATTTGGATTCTAAAAAACCTGAGGCTGAAGAAGCTCCTGAGGCTCCTGTTGTTCCTGTAACTCCTCCTGTTGAAGAAGCTAAGGAAGAAAAAGTAACGGAAGTGGAACCTGAAGTTAAGGTGACTCCTGAAAAACAGGAATTTAAAGTTCTGGACAAAATCGATTTGTCACAAATCGAGACAAGAAATAGACCAGTAAAAAAAGATAAACCAAAAGTGGAGGAGAAAAAAGTGGAAGAAAAACCAATTGAAGTTGTGAAAGAAACTCCGAAACCAGTTGTTGAAACTGAAACTAAACCAATTGCTGAGGTGAAAGAAGAACCTGTAAAAAATGATGAACAGCCCCAAGAACCTCAGAAAATTGAGACGGTTTATCAAAAATTAGACGGTCCTAAAATTGTTGGTGAAAAAATTGATTTGACTCAGTTTGCACCAAAACCAAATTCGGGAGCGAAAAAGAAAAGAAAAAGAATTGAAAAGCCAGGCGGCCCTAATCAACAGAATACAGGGAACAACCAGCAAGGTGGCGGAAATAATAACCAACAAGGAGGTGGTCAAGGAAACCGTCCGCAAGGACAAGGTGGACCAGGTGGAAACCGTCCGCAAGGTCAGGGAGGTCAGGGAAACCGTCCTCAAGGACAAGGTGGGCAAGGAGGAAACCGTCCTTTTAATAACAATAATCAAGGGAATCGTCCTGCGGGTCAGGGAGGTGGATTCAAAAAAGGTCCTGGTGGCAATAACAACAGACCTGGGCAAAGAACTATGCCAGTTGAATTAACTGACGAGCAAGTTAAGAACCAGATCAAAGAAACCCTTGAGAAATTAACAAACAAAGGTGGTAAATCTAAATCTGCCAAACACAGAAAAGATAAGAGAACTTATCGTAGAGAGCAGGATGAGCGTCAGCAAGAGATTGACGCACAAGATAGAACATTAAAGGTTACCGAATTTATCACGGTAGGAGAATTGGCGAGTTTGATGAACGTGTCACCGACAGAAGTTATTTCTGCTTGTTTCTCCCTAGGGGTAATGGTAACAATGAACCAAAGACTTGAAGCCGATACTCTATTATTGGTGGCTGATGAATTTGGATATAAAATTGAATTTTCTGATGCGGATCTGGAAGAGACGGAATCTGAAGAGGATATGGATACAGAGGAGGATCTTTCTCCAAGAGCACCAATTGTAACTGTAATGGGTCACGTTGACCATGGTAAAACATCTCTACTTGACTACATTAGAAAAACGAATGTTATTGCTGGTGAATCAGGAGGTATTACACAGCACATTGGAGCTTACAATGTAAAATTAGAAAACGGACAGAGAATAACATTCTTAGATACTCCAGGTCACGAGGCGTTTACAGCGATGAGAGCTAGAGGTGCTCAAATCACGGATATTGCAATTATTGTAATTGCTGCAGACGATGATGTAATGCCTCAGACGAGAGAAGCTATCTCTCACGCTCAGGCTGCTGGTGTACCGATGATTATTGCATTAAATAAAGTTGATAGACCGTCGGCGAATCCGGATAATATTCGTCAACAGCTTTCTGGTATGAACATCTTAGTAGAAGAATGGGGTGGAAATGTTCAGGCTCAGGAGATTTCAGCGAAGTTTGGTAATAATATGGATGTCCTATTGGAAAAAGTATTACTTCAGGCTGAAATGCTTGACTTGAAAGCTAATCCTGATAGAAATGCTCAAGGTGTTGTAATTGAAGCTTCGTTGGATAAAGGAAGAGGATATGTAGCTACCATGTTGGTGCAAACAGGAACCTTAAGAGTAGGTGATTATGTACTTGCCGGAAAAAATCATGGTAAAGTAAAAGCAATGCTTGATGAAAGAGGAAGAAACCTTAAAGAAGCGGGGCCTTCAATTCCGGTTACGATCTTAGGTTTAGATGGAGCTCCTACAGCAGGGGATAAATTTAAAGTATATGCAGATGAAAGTGAAGCTAAAACGATCGCAAATAAGAGAGAGCAACTTCAAAGAGAACTTTCAATCAGAACTAAGAAGCACACTACACTTGAAGAGCTTGGAAGACGAATTGCGTTAGGTGAATTTAAAGAATTGAATATTATCTTAAAAGGTGACGTGGACGGTTCTGTGGAAGCATTATCAGATCAGTTACAAAGATTATCAACTGAAGAAATCAGCGTAAATATCTTACACAAAGGAGTTGGTCAGATCACTGAATCTGATGTTAACCTTGCTACTGCTTCTGATGCTATTATCATTGGATTTAATGTTAGAGCGGGTGGTAATGCCAAAGAATTAGCAGATAAAGAAGAAATTGAAATCAGAACTTATTCTGTAATCTATGCTGCTATTGATGAGGTTAAAGAAGCGATGGAAGGTATGCTTTCTCCTGAAATTAAGGAGCAAGTAATCGGTAATGTTGAGATCAGAGAAGTATTTAAAATTTCTAAGGTTGGAACAATTGCAGGATGTATGGTTCTTTCAGGAAAAGTTACGAGAAGTGCAAAAGTAAGAGTTTTAAGAGATGGTATCGTTAAATTCGATGGCGAGCTTGAGAGTTTAAAACGTTTTAAAGATGATGTGAGAGAGGTGACAAAAGGTTACGAATGTGGATTGAATTTAAAAGGTTATAACGATATTGAAATTGGTGACATTCTTGAAGTATATGAAGAAGTTGCCGTTAAGAAAAAGTTGAAATAA
- a CDS encoding SusC/RagA family TonB-linked outer membrane protein yields MNVKLRVLTAGVLFFTGQAVIAQTTKKDTATKEQEIEEVVMVGFGQKKTVKELTGAVGTMKGDAIKDVPVASVDKMLQGRVSGVQTGNASGQPGGFASVRVRGIASVNGGVNPIYVVDGVRVQSGDLTTGATTANILANLNSDDIESVTVLKDAASTAVYGADAGAGVIVITTKSGKKGRPKISLNFESGTNSRAIEGMRGLNTEQYRYLLSHAFSNSDGVSPEQVISDMQAGLYGAVGKNIFTTPNNTNWRDVTSRSGYQNAVNASISGGNDKITYYNSANYFLQESELKGSDFKRMGFTSKVDIKATEKFKIGTDIQLSYSRINTLPNGGGFANPILFELFARPTDPGYNPDGSYYLGTNGRLSNNLFNSGYTQENNYFRASTARIFGNVNGEYQILKNLTYKIVLGAELNNVENDIYRNPIHGDGYQVNGRKAESTTRYFNWNLQNIVNYNFTIGEKNRFNISAIQEAYQRNMRYVAGEGVNVGSPFLETLSNFIKPTYARGDRSISSRNGYAAVFNYDYDKLILVDGSVRRDALSNFTPGQKWGTFYSVGVGVDLARLQFVKELDVISQFKLRGSYGKVGNTISSTPYSLYDYTSNYNDVPAASMKYVYNPNLQWETVKPLSLGLDMGFFKNRLTVTAEYYNKKTEDLVFSVPLQMSQGLPIPSESTLTYPFMDVNVGSLVNKGFEFTVNYDVIRKEDFSLSIGGNLSTLENKITSLYGGQDVITGSTILREGEGIGTFYLRKWAGVDPKNGDPLWYKNGQDGETTNKYAEAALAVQGRSYSNVFGGVNLNVNYKNFTLSALGTFGFGGKVLNDWASYSQSDGQYTYSYPGSTDALDFWTPTNTNAANPKPIYGNATNSNRSSTRFLSKTDYLRLSNIRVGYKFDAKMLRGTGLQGFEVYVQGNNIWTYRYDKSLRFDPENNLNSTNNLNLPVQKTYSLGFNIQF; encoded by the coding sequence ATGAATGTGAAATTACGTGTATTAACAGCTGGTGTTTTGTTTTTTACAGGACAAGCTGTGATTGCTCAGACAACCAAAAAGGATACTGCAACAAAAGAACAAGAGATTGAAGAAGTTGTTATGGTAGGGTTTGGGCAGAAGAAGACAGTGAAGGAATTAACTGGAGCGGTAGGGACTATGAAGGGAGATGCAATAAAGGATGTTCCGGTTGCGTCGGTTGATAAAATGCTTCAAGGTAGAGTTTCCGGGGTTCAAACTGGTAATGCTTCAGGACAGCCTGGAGGTTTTGCATCAGTTCGTGTAAGAGGGATAGCTTCAGTTAATGGTGGGGTAAACCCAATTTATGTGGTTGACGGAGTTAGAGTGCAAAGTGGTGACCTTACCACGGGTGCTACTACGGCTAACATTTTGGCTAACTTGAACAGCGATGATATTGAAAGTGTAACGGTTCTTAAAGATGCTGCTTCAACAGCAGTATATGGTGCTGATGCTGGAGCTGGGGTTATCGTTATTACTACAAAATCTGGTAAAAAAGGAAGACCAAAAATTTCATTAAATTTTGAATCTGGAACCAACTCTCGTGCTATCGAGGGGATGAGAGGATTAAATACAGAGCAATACAGATACTTATTATCTCACGCATTTTCAAACTCTGATGGTGTATCACCTGAGCAGGTTATTAGTGATATGCAGGCAGGGTTATATGGAGCAGTTGGGAAAAACATATTTACAACTCCAAATAATACAAACTGGAGAGATGTAACTAGTAGAAGTGGTTATCAAAATGCAGTAAATGCATCTATTAGCGGTGGAAATGATAAAATAACTTATTATAATTCCGCAAACTATTTCCTTCAGGAAAGCGAGTTGAAAGGATCTGATTTCAAACGTATGGGCTTTACTTCAAAAGTGGATATTAAAGCTACGGAAAAATTTAAAATAGGAACTGATATTCAACTTTCATATAGTAGGATTAACACTTTACCAAATGGTGGTGGATTTGCGAATCCAATATTATTTGAATTATTTGCAAGACCTACTGATCCGGGTTATAACCCTGATGGTTCTTATTATCTTGGAACTAATGGTAGATTAAGTAATAACTTATTTAATTCTGGTTACACACAGGAAAATAATTACTTCAGAGCTTCTACAGCAAGAATTTTTGGAAATGTTAATGGAGAATATCAAATCTTGAAAAATTTAACATATAAAATAGTTCTTGGAGCTGAATTGAATAATGTAGAAAATGATATCTATAGAAATCCAATTCATGGTGATGGATACCAGGTAAATGGTAGAAAAGCAGAATCTACAACGAGATATTTTAACTGGAACTTACAGAATATTGTGAATTATAACTTTACAATAGGAGAGAAAAACAGATTCAACATCTCTGCTATTCAGGAAGCTTATCAAAGAAATATGAGATATGTTGCTGGAGAAGGAGTGAATGTAGGTTCTCCATTTCTGGAAACATTGAGTAACTTTATCAAACCAACATATGCTAGAGGAGATAGATCTATTAGTTCTAGAAATGGTTATGCGGCAGTATTCAATTATGATTATGATAAATTAATTTTAGTTGATGGGTCAGTTAGAAGAGATGCACTATCAAACTTTACCCCTGGTCAAAAATGGGGAACTTTTTATTCAGTAGGAGTTGGAGTTGACTTAGCTAGATTACAATTTGTTAAAGAGCTAGATGTTATTTCTCAATTTAAATTAAGAGGATCATATGGTAAAGTAGGTAATACAATTAGCAGTACTCCGTATTCTCTATATGATTACACTAGTAATTATAATGATGTACCTGCTGCATCAATGAAATATGTTTATAACCCGAACTTACAATGGGAAACTGTAAAACCTTTAAGTTTAGGTCTTGATATGGGATTCTTTAAGAATAGACTTACAGTTACTGCGGAATATTATAACAAGAAAACTGAAGATTTAGTATTTAGTGTTCCTTTGCAAATGTCTCAAGGGTTACCAATTCCTTCTGAAAGTACTTTAACATATCCATTTATGGACGTTAACGTTGGATCATTAGTAAACAAAGGTTTTGAATTTACAGTTAACTATGATGTTATTAGAAAAGAAGATTTCAGTTTAAGCATTGGTGGTAACTTAAGTACTTTAGAGAATAAAATTACTTCATTATATGGAGGACAGGATGTTATTACTGGTTCAACAATTCTTAGAGAAGGAGAGGGGATTGGAACTTTCTATCTTAGAAAATGGGCTGGTGTAGACCCGAAGAATGGAGATCCTCTATGGTATAAAAATGGTCAAGATGGAGAGACTACCAATAAATATGCTGAAGCTGCTCTTGCGGTACAAGGTAGATCATATTCAAATGTATTTGGTGGTGTAAATCTTAATGTAAACTACAAAAACTTTACATTATCTGCGTTGGGGACGTTTGGATTTGGAGGTAAAGTTTTAAATGACTGGGCCTCTTATTCGCAGTCTGATGGTCAGTATACTTACTCATACCCTGGATCTACAGATGCATTGGATTTTTGGACTCCTACAAATACTAATGCAGCTAATCCAAAACCGATATATGGTAATGCAACAAACTCCAATAGATCTTCAACCAGATTTTTGTCTAAAACAGATTATTTGAGATTAAGTAATATTCGAGTTGGTTACAAATTCGATGCTAAAATGTTAAGAGGTACAGGTCTTCAAGGGTTTGAAGTATATGTTCAAGGAAACAATATCTGGACATATAGATATGATAAGAGTTTACGATTCGATCCGGAAAACAACTTAAATTCAACTAATAACCTTAATTTACCAGTTCAAAAAACATATTCATTAGGGTTCAATATTCAATTTTAA
- a CDS encoding RagB/SusD family nutrient uptake outer membrane protein, whose protein sequence is MKKYILKYGMLTVLSTAALTSCSDDFIETEFYQQVQQGPLNTIEELDSFVKGQYVSMRNASYYGCDFLMIGEARSDNMYSDFANGAGYYQTVASYSMTAGDSYSSGAYQNMYQVISKANIVINNVPSGQLTWKSSQDPVVIQARANYLKGQSYAARALALFDLLRLFGQEYAGGTTGVVIPTVYDPTAKQARSTVAETRAQIEADFDKALSLMGAPTSSVHTIRTEINQYTVKALMSKYYLYKGDFAKVRTLVADIVAANKYSVVPAADFSGSFSKANSAPNSIFEIAVGSTNDLGTTSVANKLNLAPAGYGNMKVLPALRTSYLPTDIRGSVVTTANVLNGKYVNSFDNIHVIRYEEILLNGAEAELNGGSSTVALTYFNAIQSKRGTAAVGGSLPDATTLTLNDVYTERKKELVGEGFGYWDLLRRNQPITQRSASGAAGTVRNVGNQLLTFPIPRAEINVPGTLVTPNPGFGN, encoded by the coding sequence ATGAAAAAGTATATTTTAAAATATGGAATGCTAACAGTTTTATCGACTGCAGCATTAACTTCATGTAGTGATGATTTCATCGAGACTGAGTTCTATCAGCAGGTTCAGCAAGGACCTTTAAACACTATCGAAGAATTAGATTCTTTTGTTAAGGGACAGTATGTTTCAATGAGAAATGCTTCTTATTATGGATGTGACTTCTTGATGATTGGAGAAGCTAGAAGTGATAATATGTATTCTGATTTTGCTAACGGAGCTGGTTATTATCAGACGGTAGCATCGTACTCAATGACTGCAGGTGATTCTTATTCTTCTGGAGCTTATCAGAATATGTATCAGGTTATATCAAAAGCAAATATTGTTATTAATAATGTGCCTTCAGGACAATTAACATGGAAATCATCTCAGGATCCGGTGGTAATTCAGGCCAGAGCTAATTATTTAAAGGGTCAGTCTTATGCTGCTAGAGCTTTAGCTTTATTTGATCTGTTGAGATTGTTTGGTCAGGAATATGCAGGAGGAACTACTGGTGTTGTTATTCCTACAGTTTATGATCCTACAGCTAAGCAAGCACGTTCTACAGTTGCAGAAACAAGAGCTCAAATTGAGGCAGACTTTGATAAAGCACTTTCTTTGATGGGAGCACCAACTTCATCTGTACATACAATCAGAACGGAGATTAACCAATATACAGTAAAGGCTTTAATGTCTAAATATTATTTATATAAAGGTGATTTTGCAAAGGTTAGAACTTTGGTAGCTGATATTGTTGCTGCAAACAAATATTCTGTTGTCCCTGCTGCAGATTTCTCTGGTAGTTTTTCAAAAGCAAACTCTGCTCCAAATTCAATTTTTGAAATTGCTGTAGGTTCAACTAATGACTTAGGAACGACATCTGTTGCTAATAAATTAAACCTTGCTCCTGCTGGTTATGGAAACATGAAAGTTTTACCAGCATTAAGAACTTCATATCTTCCAACTGATATTAGAGGGTCTGTTGTTACAACAGCAAATGTTCTTAATGGTAAGTATGTAAATAGTTTTGATAATATTCATGTTATTAGATATGAGGAGATATTATTAAACGGGGCTGAAGCTGAACTTAATGGAGGGTCTTCTACTGTTGCATTAACTTATTTTAATGCAATTCAGTCTAAGCGTGGTACAGCTGCTGTAGGTGGATCTTTACCAGATGCTACTACACTTACATTAAATGATGTATATACGGAAAGAAAGAAAGAGCTTGTTGGAGAAGGATTTGGATATTGGGATCTACTTAGAAGAAACCAACCTATTACTCAGAGAAGTGCAAGTGGTGCGGCTGGTACTGTTCGAAATGTAGGAAACCAATTGTTAACATTCCCTATTCCTAGAGCTGAAATCAATGTTCCTGGAACATTGGTAACACCTAATCCTGGATTTGGTAATTAA